A genomic segment from Streptomyces sp. NBC_00459 encodes:
- the hydA gene encoding dihydropyrimidinase, with protein MTGRTVIRGGLVITASDEIHADVLIEDGRIAALATSGSATAEAWTAERTIDATGKYVIPGGVDAHTHMELPFGGTAASDTFETGTRAAAWGGTTTIIDFAVQSVGRSLRDGLDTWNAKADGNCAIDYAFHMIVSDVNQDTLKEMDLLVEEGVTSFKQFMAYPGVFYSDDGQILRAMQRSAENGGLIMMHAENGIAIDVLVEQALARGETDPRYHGEVRKALLEAEATHRAIKLAQVAGAPLYVVHVSAQEAVAELARARDEGLNVFGETCPQYLFLSTDNLAEPDFEGAKYVCSTPLRPKDHQAALWRGLRTNDLQVVSTDHCPFCFEGQKELGRGDFSKIPNGLPGVENRMDLLHQGVVDGHISRRRWIEIACATPARMFGLYPKKGTIAPGADADVVIYDPHAEQIVSAETHHMNVDYSAYEGKRLTGRVETVLSRGELVITEREFTGRAGHGVYTPRSTCQYLI; from the coding sequence GTGACCGGCCGTACTGTCATCCGAGGCGGACTAGTCATCACCGCGTCCGACGAGATCCACGCCGACGTCCTCATCGAGGACGGCCGCATCGCCGCCCTCGCCACCAGCGGAAGCGCCACCGCCGAGGCCTGGACGGCCGAGCGGACCATAGACGCCACCGGAAAGTACGTCATCCCCGGCGGCGTCGACGCGCACACCCACATGGAACTGCCGTTCGGCGGTACGGCCGCCTCGGACACCTTCGAGACCGGTACCCGGGCCGCCGCCTGGGGCGGTACGACCACGATCATCGACTTCGCCGTGCAGAGCGTCGGCCGGTCGCTGCGCGACGGACTCGACACCTGGAACGCCAAGGCCGACGGCAACTGCGCCATCGACTACGCCTTCCACATGATCGTCTCCGACGTGAACCAGGACACGCTCAAGGAGATGGACCTCCTGGTCGAGGAGGGTGTCACCTCCTTCAAGCAGTTCATGGCCTACCCGGGCGTCTTCTACAGTGACGACGGCCAGATCCTGCGCGCCATGCAGCGCTCCGCCGAGAACGGCGGACTGATCATGATGCACGCCGAGAACGGCATCGCCATCGACGTGCTGGTGGAGCAGGCGCTGGCCCGGGGCGAGACCGACCCCCGCTACCACGGCGAGGTCCGCAAGGCCCTCCTCGAAGCGGAGGCCACGCACCGCGCCATCAAGCTCGCGCAGGTCGCCGGGGCACCCCTGTACGTCGTCCACGTCTCGGCGCAGGAGGCAGTCGCCGAGCTGGCACGGGCGCGCGACGAGGGGCTCAACGTCTTCGGCGAGACCTGCCCGCAGTACCTGTTCCTGTCGACGGACAACCTCGCGGAGCCGGACTTCGAGGGCGCGAAGTACGTGTGCAGCACGCCGCTGCGGCCCAAGGACCACCAGGCCGCCCTGTGGCGGGGCCTGAGGACCAACGACCTCCAGGTCGTCTCCACGGACCACTGCCCGTTCTGCTTCGAGGGCCAGAAGGAACTGGGCCGCGGCGACTTCTCGAAGATCCCCAACGGGCTCCCGGGCGTCGAGAACCGCATGGACCTCCTCCACCAGGGCGTCGTCGACGGGCACATCAGCCGCCGCCGCTGGATCGAGATCGCCTGCGCCACCCCGGCCCGGATGTTCGGCCTCTACCCGAAGAAGGGCACCATCGCCCCGGGCGCCGACGCCGACGTCGTCATCTACGACCCGCACGCCGAGCAGATCGTCTCCGCCGAGACGCACCACATGAACGTCGACTACTCGGCGTACGAGGGCAAGCGGCTCACCGGCCGCGTCGAGACCGTCCTCTCGCGCGGCGAACTCGTCATCACCGAGCGGGAGTTCACCGGACGCGCGGGTCACGGCGTCTACACCCCCCGCTCCACCTGTCAGTACCTGATCTGA
- a CDS encoding TIGR03842 family LLM class F420-dependent oxidoreductase, which translates to MDFGLVLQTDPPASRVIELMQRAEGNGFTYGWTFDSAVLWQEPFVIYSQILSSTEKLTVGPMVTNPGTRTWEVTASTFATLNDMFGNRTVCGIGRGDSAMRVAGRTPNTLARISGAMKVIRSLGRGDEADLGGTVIKFPWVRPGAELPVWMAAYGPKALKMTGEEADGFILQLADLYLTEYMVKTVKEAAVAAGRDPSEVKICVAAPAYITEDDSPEALAHAREQCRWFGGMVGNHVADLVSKYGEHSAAVPEELTDYIKAREGYDYSHHGRADNPDTQFVPDEIVDRFCVIGTPEMHIEKLNKLRELGVDQFAVYDMHDAQEKVIDAYGSTVIPAVNA; encoded by the coding sequence ATGGACTTCGGCCTCGTCCTGCAGACCGACCCGCCGGCCTCGCGTGTCATCGAGCTGATGCAGCGCGCCGAGGGCAACGGCTTCACGTACGGCTGGACCTTCGACTCCGCCGTGCTGTGGCAGGAACCGTTCGTGATCTACAGTCAGATCCTCTCCAGCACCGAGAAGTTGACGGTCGGCCCGATGGTCACCAACCCGGGCACCCGCACCTGGGAGGTCACCGCCTCCACCTTCGCGACCCTCAACGACATGTTCGGCAACCGCACGGTCTGCGGCATCGGCCGCGGCGACTCCGCGATGCGCGTCGCCGGCCGAACTCCCAACACCCTGGCCCGGATCAGCGGCGCGATGAAGGTCATCCGCTCGCTGGGCCGCGGCGACGAGGCCGACCTCGGCGGTACGGTCATCAAGTTCCCGTGGGTGAGGCCGGGCGCCGAACTCCCCGTCTGGATGGCCGCGTACGGCCCCAAGGCGCTCAAGATGACCGGCGAGGAGGCCGACGGGTTCATCCTCCAGCTCGCCGACCTCTACCTCACCGAGTACATGGTGAAGACGGTCAAGGAAGCCGCCGTCGCCGCCGGACGCGACCCGTCCGAGGTGAAGATCTGCGTCGCCGCCCCCGCGTACATCACCGAGGACGACTCGCCCGAGGCGCTCGCCCACGCCCGCGAGCAGTGCCGCTGGTTCGGCGGGATGGTCGGCAACCACGTCGCCGACCTGGTGTCGAAGTACGGCGAGCACTCCGCCGCCGTACCCGAGGAACTCACCGACTACATCAAGGCCCGCGAGGGCTACGACTACTCCCACCACGGACGGGCCGACAACCCCGACACCCAGTTCGTGCCCGACGAGATCGTCGACCGGTTCTGCGTCATCGGCACCCCCGAGATGCACATCGAGAAGCTCAACAAGCTGCGTGAGCTCGGCGTCGACCAGTTCGCCGTCTACGACATGCACGACGCCCAGGAAAAAGTCATCGACGCCTACGGGTCGACGGTGATCCCGGCCGTCAACGCCTGA
- a CDS encoding NCS1 family nucleobase:cation symporter-1, giving the protein MTDTAPTAIPPSSQLTLPDGRVEISPDAPVPSGPYANEDLLPVPVEKRTWNTYNFSALWVGMAHNTASWTLASGLIAVGMDWKQAVLTIALANVIVLIPMLLTGHAGPKYGIPFPVFARASFGVRGANLPAVVRALVACGWFGIQTWIGGEAIYFLAGKLIGNGWSDAGKIGGYAWTMWLSFAIFWAIQVAIIYRGMETIRRFENWAAPFVLLGAGVMLWWMADKAGGFGPLLDQPSKLGYGPDFWKIFAPALMGMIGFWSTLSLNIPDFTRYGKSQKAQTWGQALGLPTTMTLFAFLSVMVTSGSQAVYGEAIWDPVQLAAKTDNVFGLLFALVTVLVATLSVNVAANLVSPAFDFSNIAPRRISFRTGALATCVLGVLIFPWKLYSDPQGYIFTWLGLVGGLLGTVAGILIADYWILRRGKLDLADLYRAGGRYWYDNGWNWRAVVAFLVGGVLAVGGANFAPIIDGRPIPALSSLADYGWAVGLGTSMVLYLALMLATGRGRDEVTETTTV; this is encoded by the coding sequence ATGACCGACACCGCTCCCACGGCCATACCGCCGTCCTCCCAACTCACCCTCCCCGACGGCCGGGTGGAGATCTCCCCCGACGCGCCCGTTCCCAGCGGGCCGTACGCCAACGAGGACCTGCTGCCGGTTCCGGTTGAGAAGCGCACCTGGAACACGTACAACTTCTCGGCTCTCTGGGTGGGCATGGCCCACAACACGGCCTCCTGGACCCTCGCTTCGGGTCTGATCGCCGTGGGCATGGACTGGAAGCAGGCCGTGCTCACGATCGCCCTGGCGAACGTGATCGTGCTCATCCCGATGCTGCTCACCGGGCACGCGGGGCCGAAGTACGGCATCCCCTTCCCCGTCTTCGCCCGCGCCTCCTTCGGGGTGCGCGGCGCCAACCTGCCGGCTGTCGTACGGGCGTTGGTGGCGTGCGGCTGGTTCGGTATCCAGACGTGGATCGGCGGCGAGGCGATCTACTTCCTCGCCGGGAAGCTCATCGGCAACGGCTGGAGCGACGCCGGGAAGATCGGCGGCTACGCCTGGACGATGTGGCTGTCCTTCGCCATCTTCTGGGCGATCCAGGTCGCCATCATCTACCGGGGCATGGAGACCATCCGCCGGTTCGAGAACTGGGCCGCGCCCTTCGTGCTCCTCGGCGCCGGTGTGATGCTGTGGTGGATGGCCGACAAGGCCGGCGGCTTCGGCCCGCTGCTCGACCAGCCCTCCAAGCTGGGCTACGGCCCGGACTTCTGGAAGATCTTCGCGCCCGCACTCATGGGCATGATCGGCTTCTGGTCCACGCTGTCGCTGAACATCCCGGACTTCACCCGGTACGGCAAGAGCCAGAAGGCCCAGACGTGGGGGCAGGCGCTCGGTCTGCCGACCACGATGACGCTCTTCGCGTTCCTGTCCGTCATGGTCACCTCGGGCTCGCAGGCCGTGTACGGCGAGGCCATCTGGGACCCGGTACAGCTCGCCGCCAAGACCGACAACGTCTTCGGGCTGCTGTTCGCCCTGGTCACCGTGCTGGTGGCGACCCTGTCCGTGAACGTCGCGGCCAACCTGGTCTCGCCGGCCTTCGACTTCTCCAACATCGCCCCGCGCAGGATCAGCTTCCGGACCGGCGCGCTCGCCACCTGTGTGCTCGGCGTGCTGATCTTCCCGTGGAAGCTGTACTCCGACCCGCAGGGCTACATCTTCACCTGGCTCGGTCTGGTCGGCGGGCTCCTCGGCACGGTCGCCGGCATCCTCATCGCCGACTACTGGATCCTGCGCCGCGGCAAGCTCGACCTCGCCGACCTGTACCGGGCGGGCGGACGCTACTGGTACGACAACGGCTGGAACTGGCGCGCGGTAGTCGCCTTCCTGGTCGGTGGCGTACTGGCCGTCGGCGGCGCCAACTTCGCGCCCATCATCGACGGGCGGCCCATCCCGGCGCTGTCCTCCCTGGCGGACTACGGCTGGGCCGTGGGCCTTGGCACCTCGATGGTGCTCTACCTGGCGCTGATGCTGGCGACCGGCAGGGGGCGGGACGAGGTGACGGAGACGACCACCGTCTGA